A DNA window from Pleuronectes platessa chromosome 19, fPlePla1.1, whole genome shotgun sequence contains the following coding sequences:
- the zdhhc12b gene encoding palmitoyltransferase ZDHHC12-B, with the protein MFKNVFGSGFVVRTAHVILTWVITLILFLHDTELRKQEETGQLVQPVLFVLLVLGSVLLYFAVSLMDPGFILSDHSGLQFTLGVTEEQQDMIPPTTKSLRQRRCGHCLLQQPMRSKHCQTCQHCVRRYDHHCPWIENCVGERNHRWFVLYLAVQLLVLLWGLHIAWTGLSHAPSWQLWLRTNGVLLGVAVLEALLSLIVLLLLGSHLYLVSLNTTTWEFMSRHRISYLKHCGADENPFDRGSAQNLWGFFCLWGSVVWEQVYFREGSDQV; encoded by the exons ATGTTCAAAAACGTGTTCGGTTCCGGGTTCGTGGTGAGAACAGCTCACGTGATTCTGACCTGGGTCATCACGTTGATTCTCTTCCTGCacgacacag AgctgaggaagcaggaggagacgggGCAGCTGGTCCAGCCCGTCCTCTTCGTCCTGCTCGTCCTGGGCTCGGTGCTGCTCTACTTCGCCGTGTCCCTGATGGACCCGGGCTTCATCCTGTCGGACCACTCTGGTCTCCAG TTCACACTGGGAGTGACCGAGGAGCAGCAGGACATgatcccccccaccaccaagTCCCTGAGGCAGCGCCGCTGTGGACACTGTCTGCTGCAG CAGCCAATGAGATCGAAGCACTGCCAGACGTGTCAGCACTGTGTGCGGCGGTACGACCACCACTGCCCCTGGATCGAGAACTGTGTCGGGGAGAGGAACCACCGCTGGTTCGTGCTGTACCTGGCCGtgcagctgctggtgctgctgtgggGGCTGCACATCGCCTG GACGGGGCTCAGCCACGCCCCCAGCTGGCAGCTGTGGCTGCGGACCAATGGCGTGCTGCTGGGCGTGGCCGTGCTGGAGGCGCTGCTGTCGCTcatcgtgctgctgctgctcggctctCACCTCTACCTGGTGTCCCTCAACACCACCACCTGGGAGTTCATGTCCCGCCACCGCATCTCCTACCTCAAGCACTGCGGCGCCGACGAGAACCCGTTCGACCGCGGCAGCGCTCAGAACCTGTGGGGCTTCTTCTGCCTGTGGGGCAGCGTGGTGTGGGAGCAGGTCTACTTCAGGGAGGGCAGCGACCAGGTGTAG
- the uap1l1 gene encoding UDP-N-acetylhexosamine pyrophosphorylase-like protein 1 isoform X2, with translation MSSLEVVKRGLELAGQRHVLQFWPELDEEERERFLQELALLDLDGLRAHCERAAAAAAAPPAGGDRHIEPVPPELIGSVKKSDPESLSAWGEEGLLQISQNRVGVLLLAGGQGTRLGVQYPKGMYNVGLPSNKTLYQIQAERIHKIQQLADVQRGSKCSVPWYIMTSEFTLAPTQKFFKENNYFGLEPSNVILFEQRMIPAVTFDGKVILQGRGKIAMAPDGNGGLYQALVDNKVLEDMRRRGVEYLHVYCVDNILVKMADPVFIGFCVSKGADCGAKVVEKAYPTEPVGVVCRVQGVSQVVEYSEIHPDTAELRGPGGELVYGAGNICIHFFTRAFLQEVAEKFESQLKPHVAIKKVPFVDSEGNQVKPTKPNGIKMEKFVFDVFPFSRNFVAFEVLREEEFSPLKNADSASTDNPTTARNSLLTQHCRWAAAAGATLLDQHEKPVPPGASVSPADAPPAQCEISPLVSYFGEGLDLMLKGKKLRTPLILDLIKAKDLQAQ, from the exons ATGTCTTCTCTGGAGGTGGTGAAGCGGGGCCTGGAGCTCGCAGGGCAGCGGCATGTTCTTCAGTTCTGGCCGGagctggatgaggaggagagggagcggtTCCTCCAGGAGCTGGCTCTGCTGGACCTGGACGGGCTGCGGGCTCACTGTGAGCGGGCTgcggccgctgctgctgctcctccggcCGGCGGGGACCGACACATCGAGCCGGTTCCTCCGGAGCTCATCGGCAGCGTGAAGAAAAGTGACCCAGAGAGTCTGTCCGCCTGGGGGGAGGAAG GGCTGCTGCAGATCTCTCAGAACCGGGTCGGGGTCCTGCTCCTGGCCGGAGGTCAGGGGACCCGGCTCGGGGTCCAGTACCCCAAAGGGATGTACAACGTCGGGCTGCCAAGCAACAAAACCTTGTACCAGATCCAGGCCGAGCGAATTCACAAAATCCAGCAGCTGGCAGATGTTCAGCGTGGATCCAAATGCTCAGTACCATG GTACATAATGACCAGTGAGTTCACTCTGGCTCCCACTCAGAAGTTCTTCAAGGAGAACAACTACTTCGGTCTGGAGCCGTCCAACGTCATCCTGTTCGAGCAGAGGATGATTCCAGCTGTGACCTTCGATGGAAAGGTCATCCTGCAGGGGAGAGGGAAGATCGCCATGGCTCCAG ATGGTAACGGCGGACTGTACCAGGCGCTGGTGGACAACAAGGTTctggaggacatgaggaggaggggggtggaaTACCTGCACGTGTACTGTGTGGACAACATCCTGGTCAAGATGGCCGACCCCGTGTTCATCGGGTTCTGCGTGAGCAAAGGGGCCGACTGCGGCGCCAAG GTGGTGGAGAAGGCGTACCCCACAGAGCCAGTGGGCGTGGTCTGCAGGGTGCAGGGCGTGTCCCAGGTGGTGGAATACAGTGAGATCCATCCAGACACGGCCGAGCTGCGAGGACCTGGAGGAGAGCTGGTCTACGGAGCAGGAAACATCTGCATCCACTTCTTCACCAGAGCGTTCCTGCAGGAGGTGGCAGA GAAATTTGAAAGTCAACTCAAACCACACGTCGCGATCAAGAAGGTTCCCTTCGTGGACTCGGAGGGGAATCAGGTCAAACCCACCAAACCCAACGGAATAAAGATGGAGAAGTTTGTTTTCGACGTGTTTCCCTTCTCCAG GAACTTCGTTGCCTTTGAGGTTTTAAGAGAAGAAGAGTTTTCTCCTCTGAAAAATGCCGACAGTGCATCGACCGACAACCCGACCACGGCCAGGAACTCTCTGCTGACTCAGCACTGCCGCTGGGCCGCGGCCGCCGGGGCGACGCTGCTGGACCAGCACGAGAAACCAGTTCCTCCTGGAGCCAG TGTATCACCGGCAGACGCTCCTCCAGCTCAGTGTGAGATTTCTCCGCTGGTATCTTATTTTGGAGAG GGCCTCGATCTGATGCTGAAAGGAAAGAAGCTGCGGACTCCTCTGATCCTGGATCTGATCAAGGCCAAAGACCTTCAGGCTCAGTGA
- the uap1l1 gene encoding UDP-N-acetylhexosamine pyrophosphorylase-like protein 1 isoform X1 yields MSSLEVVKRGLELAGQRHVLQFWPELDEEERERFLQELALLDLDGLRAHCERAAAAAAAPPAGGDRHIEPVPPELIGSVKKSDPESLSAWGEEGLLQISQNRVGVLLLAGGQGTRLGVQYPKGMYNVGLPSNKTLYQIQAERIHKIQQLADVQRGSKCSVPWYIMTSEFTLAPTQKFFKENNYFGLEPSNVILFEQRMIPAVTFDGKVILQGRGKIAMAPDGNGGLYQALVDNKVLEDMRRRGVEYLHVYCVDNILVKMADPVFIGFCVSKGADCGAKVVEKAYPTEPVGVVCRVQGVSQVVEYSEIHPDTAELRGPGGELVYGAGNICIHFFTRAFLQEVAEKFESQLKPHVAIKKVPFVDSEGNQVKPTKPNGIKMEKFVFDVFPFSRNFVAFEVLREEEFSPLKNADSASTDNPTTARNSLLTQHCRWAAAAGATLLDQHEKPVPPGARSLTHNAPHDFTVSCSSKSIDPSDLLCLSDVVVYHRQTLLQLSVRFLRWYLILERASI; encoded by the exons ATGTCTTCTCTGGAGGTGGTGAAGCGGGGCCTGGAGCTCGCAGGGCAGCGGCATGTTCTTCAGTTCTGGCCGGagctggatgaggaggagagggagcggtTCCTCCAGGAGCTGGCTCTGCTGGACCTGGACGGGCTGCGGGCTCACTGTGAGCGGGCTgcggccgctgctgctgctcctccggcCGGCGGGGACCGACACATCGAGCCGGTTCCTCCGGAGCTCATCGGCAGCGTGAAGAAAAGTGACCCAGAGAGTCTGTCCGCCTGGGGGGAGGAAG GGCTGCTGCAGATCTCTCAGAACCGGGTCGGGGTCCTGCTCCTGGCCGGAGGTCAGGGGACCCGGCTCGGGGTCCAGTACCCCAAAGGGATGTACAACGTCGGGCTGCCAAGCAACAAAACCTTGTACCAGATCCAGGCCGAGCGAATTCACAAAATCCAGCAGCTGGCAGATGTTCAGCGTGGATCCAAATGCTCAGTACCATG GTACATAATGACCAGTGAGTTCACTCTGGCTCCCACTCAGAAGTTCTTCAAGGAGAACAACTACTTCGGTCTGGAGCCGTCCAACGTCATCCTGTTCGAGCAGAGGATGATTCCAGCTGTGACCTTCGATGGAAAGGTCATCCTGCAGGGGAGAGGGAAGATCGCCATGGCTCCAG ATGGTAACGGCGGACTGTACCAGGCGCTGGTGGACAACAAGGTTctggaggacatgaggaggaggggggtggaaTACCTGCACGTGTACTGTGTGGACAACATCCTGGTCAAGATGGCCGACCCCGTGTTCATCGGGTTCTGCGTGAGCAAAGGGGCCGACTGCGGCGCCAAG GTGGTGGAGAAGGCGTACCCCACAGAGCCAGTGGGCGTGGTCTGCAGGGTGCAGGGCGTGTCCCAGGTGGTGGAATACAGTGAGATCCATCCAGACACGGCCGAGCTGCGAGGACCTGGAGGAGAGCTGGTCTACGGAGCAGGAAACATCTGCATCCACTTCTTCACCAGAGCGTTCCTGCAGGAGGTGGCAGA GAAATTTGAAAGTCAACTCAAACCACACGTCGCGATCAAGAAGGTTCCCTTCGTGGACTCGGAGGGGAATCAGGTCAAACCCACCAAACCCAACGGAATAAAGATGGAGAAGTTTGTTTTCGACGTGTTTCCCTTCTCCAG GAACTTCGTTGCCTTTGAGGTTTTAAGAGAAGAAGAGTTTTCTCCTCTGAAAAATGCCGACAGTGCATCGACCGACAACCCGACCACGGCCAGGAACTCTCTGCTGACTCAGCACTGCCGCTGGGCCGCGGCCGCCGGGGCGACGCTGCTGGACCAGCACGAGAAACCAGTTCCTCCTGGAGCCAGGTCACTGACTCACAATGCTCCTCATGACTTCACTGTGTCCTGCTCATCGAAGTCCATAGATCCATCAGATCTACTTTGTTTAAGTGATGTCGTAG TGTATCACCGGCAGACGCTCCTCCAGCTCAGTGTGAGATTTCTCCGCTGGTATCTTATTTTGGAGAG GGCCTCGATCTGA
- the slc25a25b gene encoding calcium-binding mitochondrial carrier protein SCaMC-2-B isoform X2, whose translation MLQSMLSSLSQRLRGSAECKPADSPLPAEEPAPETCREVEAALQGTTAHSTDREDTSSGEVSVKTPTVVILVETPAEQKIVKAGDKDLDGQLDFEEFVHYLRDHEKKLRLVFKSLDKKNDGHIDSQEIMQSLWDLGVKISEEQAEKILRSMDKNGTMTIDWNEWRDYHLLHPAGNIPEIILYWKHSTIFDVGESLTIPDEFTAEEKKTGMWWRHLVAGGGAGAVSRTCTAPLDRLKVLMQVHGSKSNSMHISGGFTHMIREGGVRSLWRGNGINVIKIGPESAIKFMAYEQIKRLIGINQETLGIGERLVAGSLAGLIAQSSIYPMEVLKTRLALRRTGQFSGILDCAKHILHKEGGAAFYKGYVPNMLGIIPYAGIDLAVYETLKNWWLQRYATDSADPGVFVLLACGTTSSTCGQLASYPLALVRTRMQAQATLEGGPQMSMTSLFRHIVRTEGATGLYRGLAPNFMKVIPSVSISYVVYEHLKLTLGVKSR comes from the exons ATGCTGCAGAGCATGCTGAGTTCCCTGAGTCAGAGACTACGTGGCAGCGCAGAGTGTAAACCTGCCGACTCACCGCTGCCAGCAGAGGAACCAGCTCCAGAGACCTGCAGAGAGGTGGAAGCTGCTCTGCAGGGGACGACTGCACACTCGACTGACAGGGAAGACACCAGCAGTGGTGAAGTCTCTGTGAAGACGCCCACAGTAGTGATCCTGGTGGAGACGCCTGCAGAACAG AAAATAGTGAAAGCTGGAGACAAAGACCTGGACGGACAGTTGGACTTTGAGGAGTTTGTCCATTACCTCAGAGACCATGAGAAGAAACTCCGGCTCGTCTTTAAGAGTCTGGACAAGAAGAACGATG GTCACATCGACTCTCAGGAGATAATGCAGTCTCTGTGGGACCTGGGTGTGAAAATCTCTGAGGAACAGGCGGAGAAGATTCTCAGGAG TATGGATAAGAACGGAACCATGACCATCGACTGGAACGAGTGGAGAGATTATCACCTCCTGCACCCAGCAGGCAACATCCCTGAGATCATCCTCTACTGGAAACACTCCACG atCTTTGACGTAGGTGAGAGTTTAACGATTCCCGATGAATTCACggcagaagagaagaaaacgGGGATGTggtggcgccacctagtggccggaggaggagctggagcggtGTCTCGAACCTGCACCGCTCCACTGGACAGGCTGAAGGTTCTCATGCAGGTTCACGGCTCCAAGAGCAACAGCATGCACATCTCTGGAGGCTTCACCCACATGATCCGTGAGGGCGGAGTCCGGTCGCTGTGGAGAGGCAACGGCATCAATGTCATCAAAATCGGCCCCGAGTCCGCGATCAAGTTCATGGCCTATGAGCAG aTTAAACGATTAATCGGAATTAACCAGGAGACGCTGGGCAtcggcgagcgcctggtggccggctcGCTGGCCGGCCTGATCGCTCAGAGCAGCATCTACCCCATGGAG GTCCTGAAGACCCGCCTGGCGCTGAGGAGGACGGGTCAGTTCTCGGGCATCTTGGATTGTGCCAAACACATCCTGCACAAGGAGGGGGGGGCGGCTTTCTACAAGGGCTACGTCCCCAACATGCTGGGCATCATCCCCTACGCTGGTATCGACCTGGCTGTctacgag ACTCTGAAGAACTGGTGGCTCCAGCGTTACGCCACCGACAGCGCTGACCCGGGCGTGTTCGTGCTGCTGGCCTGTGGCACCACCTCCAGCACGTGTGGTCAGCTGGCCAGTTACCCCCTCGCCCTGGTCAGGACCCGCATGCAGGCCCAAG CCACTCTGGAAGGAGGCCCTCAGATGAGCATGACCAGCCTGTTCAGACACATCGTCAGGACCGAGGGCGCCACGGGGCTGTACCGGGGTCTGGCGCCCAACTTCATGAAGGTCATTCCGTCTGTGAGCATCAGCTACGTGGTGTACGAGCATCTGAAGCTCACTCTGGGggtcaagtccaggtga
- the slc25a25b gene encoding calcium-binding mitochondrial carrier protein SCaMC-2-B isoform X1 — MLQSMLSSLSQRLRGSAECKPADSPLPAEEPAPETCREVEAALQGTTAHSTDREDTSSGEVSVKTPTVVILVETPAEQKIVKAGDKDLDGQLDFEEFVHYLRDHEKKLRLVFKSLDKKNDGHIDSQEIMQSLWDLGVKISEEQAEKILRRIRRGHVWAPVLYMDKNGTMTIDWNEWRDYHLLHPAGNIPEIILYWKHSTIFDVGESLTIPDEFTAEEKKTGMWWRHLVAGGGAGAVSRTCTAPLDRLKVLMQVHGSKSNSMHISGGFTHMIREGGVRSLWRGNGINVIKIGPESAIKFMAYEQIKRLIGINQETLGIGERLVAGSLAGLIAQSSIYPMEVLKTRLALRRTGQFSGILDCAKHILHKEGGAAFYKGYVPNMLGIIPYAGIDLAVYETLKNWWLQRYATDSADPGVFVLLACGTTSSTCGQLASYPLALVRTRMQAQATLEGGPQMSMTSLFRHIVRTEGATGLYRGLAPNFMKVIPSVSISYVVYEHLKLTLGVKSR; from the exons ATGCTGCAGAGCATGCTGAGTTCCCTGAGTCAGAGACTACGTGGCAGCGCAGAGTGTAAACCTGCCGACTCACCGCTGCCAGCAGAGGAACCAGCTCCAGAGACCTGCAGAGAGGTGGAAGCTGCTCTGCAGGGGACGACTGCACACTCGACTGACAGGGAAGACACCAGCAGTGGTGAAGTCTCTGTGAAGACGCCCACAGTAGTGATCCTGGTGGAGACGCCTGCAGAACAG AAAATAGTGAAAGCTGGAGACAAAGACCTGGACGGACAGTTGGACTTTGAGGAGTTTGTCCATTACCTCAGAGACCATGAGAAGAAACTCCGGCTCGTCTTTAAGAGTCTGGACAAGAAGAACGATG GTCACATCGACTCTCAGGAGATAATGCAGTCTCTGTGGGACCTGGGTGTGAAAATCTCTGAGGAACAGGCGGAGAAGATTCTCAGGAG AATAAGGAGGGGTCATGTCTGGGCCCCTGTCTTGTA TATGGATAAGAACGGAACCATGACCATCGACTGGAACGAGTGGAGAGATTATCACCTCCTGCACCCAGCAGGCAACATCCCTGAGATCATCCTCTACTGGAAACACTCCACG atCTTTGACGTAGGTGAGAGTTTAACGATTCCCGATGAATTCACggcagaagagaagaaaacgGGGATGTggtggcgccacctagtggccggaggaggagctggagcggtGTCTCGAACCTGCACCGCTCCACTGGACAGGCTGAAGGTTCTCATGCAGGTTCACGGCTCCAAGAGCAACAGCATGCACATCTCTGGAGGCTTCACCCACATGATCCGTGAGGGCGGAGTCCGGTCGCTGTGGAGAGGCAACGGCATCAATGTCATCAAAATCGGCCCCGAGTCCGCGATCAAGTTCATGGCCTATGAGCAG aTTAAACGATTAATCGGAATTAACCAGGAGACGCTGGGCAtcggcgagcgcctggtggccggctcGCTGGCCGGCCTGATCGCTCAGAGCAGCATCTACCCCATGGAG GTCCTGAAGACCCGCCTGGCGCTGAGGAGGACGGGTCAGTTCTCGGGCATCTTGGATTGTGCCAAACACATCCTGCACAAGGAGGGGGGGGCGGCTTTCTACAAGGGCTACGTCCCCAACATGCTGGGCATCATCCCCTACGCTGGTATCGACCTGGCTGTctacgag ACTCTGAAGAACTGGTGGCTCCAGCGTTACGCCACCGACAGCGCTGACCCGGGCGTGTTCGTGCTGCTGGCCTGTGGCACCACCTCCAGCACGTGTGGTCAGCTGGCCAGTTACCCCCTCGCCCTGGTCAGGACCCGCATGCAGGCCCAAG CCACTCTGGAAGGAGGCCCTCAGATGAGCATGACCAGCCTGTTCAGACACATCGTCAGGACCGAGGGCGCCACGGGGCTGTACCGGGGTCTGGCGCCCAACTTCATGAAGGTCATTCCGTCTGTGAGCATCAGCTACGTGGTGTACGAGCATCTGAAGCTCACTCTGGGggtcaagtccaggtga
- the slc25a25b gene encoding calcium-binding mitochondrial carrier protein SCaMC-2-B isoform X3 — translation MDSHTFVARFSSSSSRFPVDSCMDKNGTMTIDWNEWRDYHLLHPAGNIPEIILYWKHSTIFDVGESLTIPDEFTAEEKKTGMWWRHLVAGGGAGAVSRTCTAPLDRLKVLMQVHGSKSNSMHISGGFTHMIREGGVRSLWRGNGINVIKIGPESAIKFMAYEQIKRLIGINQETLGIGERLVAGSLAGLIAQSSIYPMEVLKTRLALRRTGQFSGILDCAKHILHKEGGAAFYKGYVPNMLGIIPYAGIDLAVYETLKNWWLQRYATDSADPGVFVLLACGTTSSTCGQLASYPLALVRTRMQAQATLEGGPQMSMTSLFRHIVRTEGATGLYRGLAPNFMKVIPSVSISYVVYEHLKLTLGVKSR, via the exons atggactcacacaCGTTTGTTGCtcgtttctcctcctcatcctccaggtTTCCAGTTGACTCATG TATGGATAAGAACGGAACCATGACCATCGACTGGAACGAGTGGAGAGATTATCACCTCCTGCACCCAGCAGGCAACATCCCTGAGATCATCCTCTACTGGAAACACTCCACG atCTTTGACGTAGGTGAGAGTTTAACGATTCCCGATGAATTCACggcagaagagaagaaaacgGGGATGTggtggcgccacctagtggccggaggaggagctggagcggtGTCTCGAACCTGCACCGCTCCACTGGACAGGCTGAAGGTTCTCATGCAGGTTCACGGCTCCAAGAGCAACAGCATGCACATCTCTGGAGGCTTCACCCACATGATCCGTGAGGGCGGAGTCCGGTCGCTGTGGAGAGGCAACGGCATCAATGTCATCAAAATCGGCCCCGAGTCCGCGATCAAGTTCATGGCCTATGAGCAG aTTAAACGATTAATCGGAATTAACCAGGAGACGCTGGGCAtcggcgagcgcctggtggccggctcGCTGGCCGGCCTGATCGCTCAGAGCAGCATCTACCCCATGGAG GTCCTGAAGACCCGCCTGGCGCTGAGGAGGACGGGTCAGTTCTCGGGCATCTTGGATTGTGCCAAACACATCCTGCACAAGGAGGGGGGGGCGGCTTTCTACAAGGGCTACGTCCCCAACATGCTGGGCATCATCCCCTACGCTGGTATCGACCTGGCTGTctacgag ACTCTGAAGAACTGGTGGCTCCAGCGTTACGCCACCGACAGCGCTGACCCGGGCGTGTTCGTGCTGCTGGCCTGTGGCACCACCTCCAGCACGTGTGGTCAGCTGGCCAGTTACCCCCTCGCCCTGGTCAGGACCCGCATGCAGGCCCAAG CCACTCTGGAAGGAGGCCCTCAGATGAGCATGACCAGCCTGTTCAGACACATCGTCAGGACCGAGGGCGCCACGGGGCTGTACCGGGGTCTGGCGCCCAACTTCATGAAGGTCATTCCGTCTGTGAGCATCAGCTACGTGGTGTACGAGCATCTGAAGCTCACTCTGGGggtcaagtccaggtga